The window gaggaagaagagtgtGAACGGAGGAGGCGCACCGACGCAAACTAATCCCGACGATCGGAGATCTACTCTTCCGGAAGCTGAAGCGGCGGGGAAACGAGCTGTAATCAAGAGCGCTGACATGAAAGAGGATATGCAGAAGGAAGCTATCGAAATCGCTATCACCGTACATTTTACCATCTCTCCCTCTTTCTCTCTATATACATACATTCTTCGATCTTAGGAGATTGGAtctctctatctatctatctgTGTGTAATGTAATTTGTGGCAGGCGTTTGAGAAGTACAGTGTGGAGAAGGAGATAGCTGAGAACATCAAGAAGGAGTTTGACAAGGTTCATGGTCCTACGTGGCACTGCATCGTTGGCCGCAACTTTGGTCTGTCATCTCCTAGTAACTGAATCTTCTTATGGCTCTAGTTTTGATTTTGCTTCTTTCTTGATTCTCTCTAGTGGTTAATATTGGATATGGTTTTTGGTTGCTTCTCTATTCTTTATAGTATTTACTCTACTGCTTGCTCTGTAATCTTTACTTGTTCCTTAGCCTATGGTGCATTTTTGTCCTGCAGGTTCATATGTAACACACGAGACGAACCATTTCGTTTACTTCTACCTCGACCAGAAAGCTGTTCTTCTCTTCAAGTCTGGttaacaatt of the Brassica rapa cultivar Chiifu-401-42 chromosome A03, CAAS_Brap_v3.01, whole genome shotgun sequence genome contains:
- the LOC103860814 gene encoding dynein light chain 2, cytoplasmic, translated to MSEGRRKKSVNGGGAPTQTNPDDRRSTLPEAEAAGKRAVIKSADMKEDMQKEAIEIAITAFEKYSVEKEIAENIKKEFDKVHGPTWHCIVGRNFGSYVTHETNHFVYFYLDQKAVLLFKSG